A genomic region of Staphylococcus roterodami contains the following coding sequences:
- a CDS encoding restriction endonuclease subunit S — MSNTQKKNVPELRFPEFEGEYSSDIFGNLATNKSDKFNPQNENASIDIELDCIEQNTGRLIKIYNSKEFSSQKNKFNPQNVLYGKLRPYLNKYYFTKKSGVCSSEIWVLKSTKEDKLLNLFLYCFIQTKRYSDVASKSAGSKMPRADWGLIESIRVYFPKLCEQQKIGEFFSKLDRQIELEEQKLELLQQQKKGYMQKIFSQELRFKDENGNDYPDWEEKQLGEVAEIIGGGTPSTKNKLYWNGEINWFSPIEIGNKTYVYSSQKKITEEGLRKSSAKILPVGTILFTSRAGIGKTAILAKESTTNQGFQSILPRKGVLDSYYVYTISNILKILAEKVGAGSTFSEVSKKQMEQLNLNIPMIKEQKNISKFFSKFDNLIEIHERKLEFLKQRKQSLLQKMFV, encoded by the coding sequence ATGAGTAATACACAAAAGAAAAATGTGCCAGAGTTGAGATTCCCAGAATTTGAAGGCGAATATTCTTCAGACATTTTTGGAAATCTAGCAACGAATAAGAGTGATAAATTTAACCCTCAAAATGAGAATGCAAGTATTGATATAGAATTGGATTGTATTGAACAAAATACGGGTCGATTAATTAAAATTTATAATTCAAAAGAATTTTCAAGTCAAAAAAATAAATTCAATCCACAAAATGTTTTGTATGGAAAACTCAGACCATATTTGAATAAGTATTATTTTACAAAAAAAAGTGGAGTGTGTTCCTCAGAAATATGGGTTTTGAAATCAACGAAAGAAGATAAATTATTGAATTTATTTCTATATTGTTTTATACAAACAAAACGATATTCTGATGTTGCTAGTAAATCGGCTGGTTCTAAGATGCCAAGGGCTGATTGGGGTTTAATTGAAAGTATAAGAGTATATTTTCCAAAATTATGTGAACAGCAAAAAATAGGTGAATTCTTCAGTAAACTTGACCGACAAATTGAATTAGAAGAACAAAAGCTTGAATTACTTCAACAACAGAAAAAAGGCTATATGCAGAAAATCTTCTCACAAGAATTGCGATTCAAAGATGAGAATGGTAATGATTATCCAGATTGGGAAGAGAAGCAATTAGGGGAAGTAGCCGAAATAATAGGGGGAGGAACTCCAAGTACAAAAAACAAATTATATTGGAATGGTGAAATAAATTGGTTTTCACCGATTGAAATAGGTAACAAAACATATGTCTATAGTAGTCAAAAGAAAATAACAGAGGAAGGGCTACGAAAAAGTTCTGCTAAAATTTTGCCTGTGGGCACTATTCTATTTACCTCAAGAGCTGGAATAGGAAAAACAGCTATTTTAGCTAAAGAATCTACAACGAATCAGGGATTTCAATCAATATTACCTCGAAAAGGTGTGTTAGATTCGTATTATGTATATACTATTTCAAATATATTGAAGATATTAGCAGAAAAAGTTGGTGCAGGGTCAACATTTTCAGAAGTATCAAAAAAGCAAATGGAGCAATTGAATTTAAATATACCGATGATAAAGGAGCAAAAAAATATAAGTAAATTCTTTAGCAAATTTGATAACTTAATTGAAATACATGAACGAAAACTTGAATTTTTAAAACAGAGGAAACAATCGCTTCTACAAAAAATGTTTGTTTAA
- a CDS encoding type I restriction-modification system subunit M, translating into MSITEKQRQQQAELHKKLWSIANDLRGNMDASEFRNYILGLIFYRFLSEKAEQEYADALAGEDITYQEAWADEEYREDLKAELIDQVGYFIEPQDLFSAMIREIETQDFDIEHLATAIRKVETSTLGEESENDFIGLFSDMDLSSTRLGNNVKERTALISKVMINLDDLPFVHSDMEIDMLGDAYEFLIGRFAATAGKKAGEFYTPQQVSKILAKIVTDGKDKLRHVYDPTCGSGSLLLRVGKETKVYRYFGQERNNTTYNLARMNMLLHDVRYENFDIRNDDTLENPAFLGTTFDAVIANPPYSAKWTADSKFENDERFSGYGKLAPKSKADFAFIQHMVHYLDDEGTMAVVLPHGVLFRGAAEGVIRRYLIEEKNYLEAVIGLPANIFYGTSIPTCILVFKKCRQQDDNVLFIDASNDFEKGKNQNHLSDAQVKRIIDTYKRKETIDKYSYSATLQEIADNDYNLNIPRYVDTFEEEAPIDLEQVQQDLKNIDKEIAQVEQEINAYLKELGVLKDE; encoded by the coding sequence ATGTCTATTACTGAAAAACAACGTCAGCAACAAGCTGAATTACATAAAAAATTATGGTCGATTGCGAATGATTTAAGAGGAAACATGGATGCGAGTGAATTCCGTAATTACATTCTGGGCTTGATTTTCTATCGCTTCTTATCTGAAAAAGCCGAACAAGAATACGCTGATGCCTTGGCAGGTGAAGATATTACATATCAAGAAGCGTGGGCAGATGAAGAATACCGTGAAGACTTAAAAGCAGAATTAATTGATCAAGTCGGTTACTTCATTGAGCCACAAGATTTATTCAGTGCGATGATTCGTGAAATTGAAACGCAAGATTTCGATATCGAACATCTGGCGACGGCAATTCGTAAAGTTGAAACATCTACATTAGGTGAAGAAAGTGAAAATGACTTTATCGGACTGTTCAGCGATATGGACTTAAGTTCAACGCGATTAGGTAACAATGTCAAAGAACGTACGGCTTTAATTTCCAAAGTCATGATTAACCTTGACGATCTGCCATTCGTTCATAGCGACATGGAAATTGATATGTTAGGTGATGCATATGAATTCCTTATCGGGCGCTTTGCGGCGACAGCAGGTAAAAAAGCAGGTGAGTTCTATACACCACAACAAGTATCTAAGATACTAGCGAAGATTGTCACAGACGGTAAAGATAAATTGCGTCACGTGTATGACCCAACATGTGGTTCAGGTTCATTATTGTTGCGTGTTGGAAAAGAGACGAAAGTGTATCGTTATTTTGGACAAGAACGTAACAATACCACATACAACTTAGCACGCATGAACATGTTGTTACATGATGTGCGCTATGAAAATTTTGATATCCGTAATGATGATACGTTGGAAAATCCAGCTTTTTTAGGTACTACATTTGATGCGGTTATTGCGAACCCACCATACAGTGCGAAATGGACAGCAGATTCAAAATTTGAAAATGACGAACGCTTCAGCGGTTATGGCAAACTTGCGCCAAAGTCTAAAGCCGACTTTGCCTTTATTCAACACATGGTACATTATCTAGACGATGAAGGTACGATGGCTGTTGTATTACCACATGGTGTATTATTCCGAGGTGCCGCAGAAGGTGTCATTCGTCGTTATTTAATAGAAGAAAAGAACTACTTAGAAGCCGTGATTGGGTTACCAGCGAATATTTTCTATGGGACAAGTATTCCAACGTGTATCTTAGTATTTAAAAAATGTCGCCAACAAGACGACAACGTATTATTTATCGATGCATCCAATGATTTTGAAAAAGGAAAGAATCAAAACCATTTAAGCGATGCCCAAGTCAAACGCATTATAGACACATATAAGCGTAAAGAAACAATTGATAAATATAGCTACAGCGCGACATTACAAGAGATTGCCGATAACGATTACAACTTAAATATACCGAGATATGTCGACACATTCGAAGAAGAAGCACCAATTGATTTAGAGCAGGTCCAACAAGATTTGAAAAATATCGACAAAGAAATCGCACAAGTTGAACAAGAAATCAATGCATACCTGAAAGAACTTGGGGTGTTGAAAGATGAGTAA
- a CDS encoding DUF4888 domain-containing protein yields the protein MNTKFLGKTLVASALVLTTLGTGLHSSYLGLDTNKVVKTAKAEEKTNTVIWQGVKKSLIDSNIISGNQGETVKISFLLNNGQSTSIESTANHDSFTNTSNNFSKLTQIDIKKENIPGDDFNTTVDANNTWKNLTSSLVSNGLAEKGQTVSIYSKDTSTVITAKIGEDFNDHKGFYLNKRDINKITIE from the coding sequence ATGAATACAAAATTTTTAGGTAAAACATTAGTAGCCAGCGCATTAGTTTTAACAACATTAGGAACGGGATTACATTCTTCATATTTAGGATTAGATACAAACAAAGTTGTTAAAACAGCAAAAGCAGAAGAAAAAACAAATACAGTGATTTGGCAAGGAGTTAAAAAGTCTCTAATAGATTCAAATATAATTAGTGGCAATCAAGGAGAAACCGTAAAAATATCTTTTTTACTAAATAATGGACAATCTACAAGTATAGAATCTACTGCAAATCATGACAGTTTTACTAATACTTCAAATAATTTTTCTAAACTTACTCAAATTGATATAAAAAAAGAAAACATTCCTGGTGATGATTTTAATACGACTGTAGATGCAAATAATACATGGAAAAACCTAACTTCAAGCCTAGTATCTAATGGATTAGCAGAGAAAGGTCAAACAGTTAGTATTTATAGCAAAGATACAAGTACAGTAATTACTGCTAAAATTGGTGAAGACTTCAATGATCATAAAGGCTTTTACTTAAATAAAAGAGACATCAACAAAATCACAATTGAATAA
- a CDS encoding BsaG protein, whose translation MIINELKSCKLKFSKQALTFVPIIVTILFILFINWYLNVNVWNGRQISLFTASFNAITSLLISINVYQVINFEENIGHFNHILGKANRLNWLIASMIFTYTITAICILLVSINLLWHSHDMKITLMFLGVSLFFNVIILLLLFIFSIFIKDVLAIVVGVLMFIFNVYFGLEVLGDHSWFYLPITYATRYVYMYIEGNIPVMMTMVIYIIITLLLAVLLFKGFNKWSGRTIKD comes from the coding sequence ATGATAATTAACGAATTAAAGTCATGTAAGTTGAAATTTTCTAAGCAAGCGCTCACCTTTGTACCCATTATTGTAACCATACTGTTTATATTATTTATAAATTGGTATTTAAACGTAAATGTATGGAATGGTCGACAAATTAGTTTGTTTACAGCGAGTTTTAATGCAATTACATCACTATTAATTTCTATAAACGTTTATCAAGTCATCAATTTTGAAGAAAATATTGGTCACTTTAATCATATATTAGGAAAAGCTAATAGGTTAAATTGGTTAATTGCATCAATGATTTTTACTTATACTATTACAGCTATATGTATTCTATTAGTATCAATTAATTTATTGTGGCATTCACATGATATGAAAATAACACTTATGTTTTTAGGCGTATCATTGTTTTTCAATGTAATTATATTACTGCTACTTTTTATTTTTAGTATTTTCATTAAAGATGTATTGGCTATTGTTGTCGGCGTTTTAATGTTTATATTTAACGTTTATTTTGGATTAGAAGTGCTTGGAGATCATTCGTGGTTCTATTTACCAATCACATATGCTACGCGTTATGTATATATGTATATTGAAGGAAATATACCAGTGATGATGACAATGGTAATCTATATTATTATCACGTTGTTATTGGCAGTTTTACTCTTTAAAGGATTCAATAAATGGAGTGGCAGAACGATTAAAGATTAA
- a CDS encoding lantibiotic immunity ABC transporter MutE/EpiE family permease subunit, which produces MIHLKIEGIKFKNSFSMYVLLISPLVFLCFAIFTVLFAKSNTGTANSVSPYITLLFNIWPIAFIPIVLCMACNSLFKIEMRNKSFNYYLSNNWSITKEIRAKIFILSIAFLVHCFLVFIIAYIGDLIINPHPVNAMLLLVTILLMYVVSLPLIPLNFLLTRYFGVFVSILINLVLSVICVLFLTLKSSFWVLPWAIMQRIPLITLGILPNGLVVNHNSKYFNDLNALYISIIVSIIIFAIVTFLNNKKSWRLK; this is translated from the coding sequence ATGATACATTTAAAGATAGAAGGTATCAAATTTAAAAACTCTTTCAGTATGTATGTTTTATTAATAAGTCCGCTGGTATTTCTTTGTTTTGCTATTTTCACAGTCTTATTCGCCAAAAGTAATACGGGAACAGCGAATAGTGTGTCACCATATATAACTTTACTATTTAATATTTGGCCAATTGCTTTCATCCCGATTGTATTATGTATGGCTTGTAATTCGTTATTTAAAATTGAAATGAGAAATAAATCATTTAATTATTACTTAAGTAATAATTGGTCGATTACAAAAGAAATAAGAGCAAAGATTTTCATTTTATCAATAGCATTTTTGGTACATTGCTTTTTAGTATTTATTATTGCTTATATAGGTGACCTAATTATTAATCCACATCCGGTTAATGCTATGTTGTTATTGGTGACAATATTGTTGATGTATGTAGTATCTCTACCATTGATACCGCTCAACTTTTTATTGACTCGATACTTTGGAGTGTTCGTATCAATATTAATAAACTTAGTATTATCAGTCATTTGTGTTTTATTTTTAACATTGAAAAGTTCATTTTGGGTGTTGCCATGGGCGATAATGCAGAGAATCCCGCTTATTACGCTTGGCATACTACCTAATGGTTTAGTTGTAAATCATAATTCAAAGTACTTTAATGATCTCAATGCATTATATATTTCGATTATTGTTAGCATCATTATTTTCGCGATAGTAACATTTTTAAATAATAAGAAAAGTTGGCGATTAAAATGA
- a CDS encoding lantibiotic protection ABC transporter ATP-binding subunit → MAKLVTENISKRFKNQDVLKNINITLENNEVYGLLGINGAGKTTLMKIICGILQQDSGEIKLDNRPMTRNDLHKVGSLIETPATYNHLSAQDNLKIVCLNESVDFSEINSVLSLVNLNVDKKKKVKDFSLGMKQRLGIAMALIKKPEILVLDEPSNGLDPYGIQELRELLKLLTEQGTSIIISSHILSEIQVLADHIGIIHEGELKYQQRNNKDENLEEIFFKITKGDYK, encoded by the coding sequence ATGGCAAAATTAGTTACTGAAAACATTTCGAAGCGGTTTAAAAATCAAGATGTTTTAAAAAATATTAATATTACTTTAGAAAATAATGAAGTATATGGGTTACTTGGCATAAATGGTGCTGGTAAAACCACACTCATGAAAATTATTTGTGGCATACTTCAACAAGATTCAGGGGAAATTAAATTAGATAATAGACCAATGACACGAAATGATTTGCACAAAGTTGGTTCGCTTATTGAAACACCTGCGACATATAATCATTTAAGTGCACAAGATAATTTGAAAATTGTGTGTTTAAATGAAAGCGTTGATTTCAGTGAAATTAATAGTGTTTTAAGCTTAGTCAATTTAAATGTCGATAAAAAGAAAAAGGTTAAGGACTTTTCTTTAGGTATGAAACAAAGACTTGGAATTGCAATGGCATTAATTAAAAAGCCAGAAATTTTAGTATTAGACGAACCATCTAATGGTTTAGACCCATACGGAATACAAGAACTTAGAGAACTTCTAAAATTATTAACAGAACAAGGTACTAGTATTATTATTTCAAGTCACATTTTATCTGAAATCCAAGTTTTAGCAGATCATATCGGTATTATTCATGAAGGTGAGCTAAAATATCAGCAAAGAAATAACAAAGATGAAAACTTAGAAGAGATATTCTTCAAAATAACGAAAGGAGATTACAAATGA
- a CDS encoding S8 family serine peptidase: protein MKIIKRAIISLIILSLLISITMSTSSASEEQYYSVEYKNTATFNKLVKKKSLNVVYNIPELQVAQIKMTNTNANSLANYKNDIQYINATCSTCMTSEKTIDRTSNESLFSRQWDMNKITNNGASYDDLPKKANTKIAIIDTGVMQTHDDLKNNFSTDSKNLVPLNGFRGTEPEETGDVHDVNDRKGHGTMVSGQTSANGRLIGVAPNNKFTMYRVFGSKKTELLWISKAIVQAANDGNQVINVSVGSYTILDKNEHQTFRKDEKVEYDALQKAINYAKKKKTIVVAAAGNDGINVNDKQKLNLQREYQGNGEVKDVPASMDNVVTVGSTDQNSNLSEFSNFGMNYTDIVAPGGSFAYFNKFGVDKWMNEGYMHKENILTTANNGRYIYQAGTSLATPKVSGALALIIDKYHLEKHPDKAIELLYQHGTSKNNKPFSRYGHGELDVYKALNVANQKAS from the coding sequence ATGAAAATCATAAAGCGCGCTATTATTAGTTTAATAATATTGAGTCTTTTAATATCTATTACAATGAGTACTTCATCAGCGTCAGAAGAACAATATTACAGTGTTGAATACAAAAATACAGCAACATTTAACAAGTTAGTTAAAAAGAAGTCCTTAAACGTTGTCTATAATATACCGGAATTACAAGTGGCACAGATTAAAATGACAAATACAAATGCTAATTCTTTGGCAAACTATAAAAATGACATTCAATATATAAATGCCACATGTTCAACTTGCATGACTAGTGAGAAAACAATAGACAGAACATCAAATGAGTCATTATTTTCAAGACAATGGGATATGAATAAAATAACAAATAATGGTGCATCGTATGATGATTTGCCAAAAAAGGCTAACACAAAAATAGCAATCATAGATACAGGTGTGATGCAAACCCATGACGATTTGAAAAATAATTTCTCGACTGATTCTAAAAATTTAGTACCTTTAAATGGCTTTAGAGGTACTGAACCAGAAGAGACAGGTGATGTACACGATGTCAATGATAGAAAAGGACATGGCACGATGGTGTCGGGTCAAACGAGTGCTAATGGCAGATTAATAGGTGTTGCACCGAATAATAAATTTACAATGTATCGTGTTTTTGGTAGTAAAAAGACAGAATTGCTTTGGATATCTAAAGCGATAGTTCAAGCTGCAAATGATGGTAATCAAGTTATTAATGTGAGTGTTGGTAGTTATACTATTTTGGACAAAAATGAACATCAAACTTTTAGAAAAGATGAAAAAGTAGAATACGATGCGTTACAGAAAGCAATCAATTACGCCAAGAAGAAAAAAACTATCGTAGTTGCTGCAGCCGGTAATGATGGTATTAATGTCAATGACAAACAGAAACTAAATTTACAGCGTGAATATCAAGGTAATGGCGAAGTGAAAGATGTTCCTGCATCTATGGACAATGTCGTTACAGTAGGATCAACAGATCAAAATAGTAATCTCTCTGAGTTTTCCAATTTTGGTATGAATTATACTGATATTGTAGCGCCTGGAGGTTCATTTGCATATTTTAATAAATTTGGTGTGGATAAATGGATGAATGAGGGGTATATGCATAAGGAGAACATTTTAACTACTGCCAATAACGGAAGATATATTTATCAGGCTGGAACTTCATTAGCCACACCTAAAGTTTCGGGAGCGCTAGCTTTAATCATTGATAAATATCATCTTGAAAAACATCCAGATAAAGCGATTGAATTGTTATATCAGCATGGCACATCTAAGAATAATAAACCATTTAGTAGATATGGACATGGTGAGCTTGATGTGTATAAAGCATTAAATGTAGCAAATCAAAAAGCAAGTTAA
- a CDS encoding flavoprotein — MGENVLICLCGSVNSINISHYIIELKSKFDEVNVIASTNGRKFINGEILKQFCDNYYDEFEEPFLNHLDIANKHDKIIILPATSNTINKIANGICDNLLLTICHTAFEKLSIFPNMNLRMWENPVTQNNIRLLKDYGVSIYPANISESYELASKTFKKNVVAPEPYKVLEFI, encoded by the coding sequence ATGGGAGAAAATGTATTGATTTGTTTGTGTGGCTCAGTTAATAGTATCAATATTAGCCACTATATTATTGAATTAAAATCAAAATTTGATGAAGTAAATGTAATCGCATCAACGAATGGTAGAAAGTTTATTAATGGTGAAATACTAAAGCAATTTTGTGATAACTATTATGACGAATTTGAAGAACCTTTTTTAAATCATTTAGATATAGCAAATAAACATGACAAGATTATTATTTTACCTGCGACTTCTAATACGATTAATAAAATTGCAAATGGTATATGTGACAATTTATTATTAACTATTTGTCATACAGCTTTTGAAAAACTTTCTATATTTCCCAATATGAATTTACGAATGTGGGAAAATCCAGTTACTCAAAATAATATTCGATTATTAAAAGATTATGGTGTATCAATATATCCAGCAAATATTTCAGAAAGTTATGAATTAGCGTCAAAAACATTTAAAAAGAATGTTGTCGCACCTGAACCGTATAAAGTTCTGGAATTCATTTGA
- a CDS encoding lanthionine synthetase C family protein: MTDMNLILKKKFQEISEVDDFISKASTETDYFEPSTLSHGIPGIILFLDAYQKVFDINTEQIVHKYIMKLAPYLQSGQYNNSLFGGLSGIAFSMDLASQNGKNYQNILNNIDGLIVNEIENKIDQILQEPLNPLNYDTVSGLAGIGRYLLNRVDENESNVKALKSILVYFKDIQYSKNSWVVPQESQFLETDKKYFIKGNINLGLAHGVLGPMSLFALCVIKGVTIENHQQILKDMYKFIMDEKFCNHERWLQRYDLISERNHFNYIRNGWCYGNTGVMTTLFLIGQALQDDEIIKMSKKVMLQVVNDKDENLISPTICHGLSSQILMLTIMNLHFELNEVSDYITVLIDKLISHYKEDHLVNFIDINENKQGVFKSRKVGLLEGELGVYLTLMTLKNTKIFNEKNWTNVFLIS; encoded by the coding sequence ATGACTGATATGAATCTAATATTGAAGAAGAAGTTTCAAGAGATTTCAGAAGTAGATGATTTCATTTCAAAAGCATCTACTGAAACCGATTATTTTGAACCTTCAACTTTATCACATGGTATACCAGGTATCATTTTGTTTTTAGATGCTTATCAAAAAGTTTTCGATATTAATACTGAGCAAATTGTGCATAAGTACATCATGAAATTAGCACCATATTTACAGAGTGGTCAATATAACAATTCTTTGTTTGGTGGACTTTCAGGTATTGCATTTTCAATGGATTTAGCATCGCAAAATGGCAAAAATTATCAAAATATTTTAAATAATATTGATGGTCTCATTGTAAATGAAATAGAAAATAAAATTGATCAAATATTACAAGAACCATTAAATCCATTAAATTATGATACTGTCAGTGGATTAGCTGGGATAGGGAGATATTTGCTAAATAGAGTAGATGAGAATGAATCTAATGTTAAAGCATTAAAAAGCATATTAGTATACTTTAAAGATATTCAATATTCTAAAAATAGCTGGGTAGTTCCGCAAGAAAGTCAATTTTTAGAGACGGATAAGAAGTATTTTATAAAAGGTAACATCAATCTTGGTCTTGCTCACGGAGTGTTAGGACCGATGTCATTATTTGCATTATGTGTGATTAAAGGAGTTACTATTGAAAATCATCAGCAGATATTAAAAGACATGTACAAATTTATCATGGACGAAAAATTTTGTAACCACGAAAGATGGTTGCAGCGTTACGATTTAATTTCTGAACGTAATCATTTCAATTATATTCGGAATGGTTGGTGTTATGGCAATACGGGTGTAATGACGACGTTGTTTTTAATCGGCCAAGCATTACAAGATGATGAAATTATTAAAATGTCTAAAAAAGTGATGCTACAAGTAGTAAATGATAAAGATGAAAATTTAATAAGTCCAACTATTTGTCATGGATTGTCATCACAAATATTAATGTTAACAATTATGAATTTGCATTTTGAATTAAATGAAGTGTCTGATTATATCACTGTACTAATAGATAAACTGATTTCTCATTATAAGGAAGATCATCTGGTGAATTTTATAGACATTAATGAAAATAAGCAAGGTGTATTTAAAAGTAGGAAAGTGGGTCTTTTAGAAGGTGAATTAGGGGTCTATCTAACATTGATGACACTGAAAAATACAAAAATTTTCAATGAAAAAAATTGGACCAATGTGTTTTTAATTAGCTGA